The Rhodothermales bacterium genomic interval AACATTCATAAGCCGGGCCAGATGAACGCCGATTCTTGTGTTGTCGTGATGACCCTGGAACAGGTCACTGCCTGGACCGAACGCATAGACATTCACGTCGACTGCGGTATGGCCGCCGGTCGTCCATCCGATTTGTGCTCGTTTGGATATCATATCTGATAGCGCCCGACGGGACCCGGTGCCGTTGGTCCCCATTTGCACTTCCTCTTCTGTGGGATCGTCGATGCCATACATCTCCAGGACCGTACTCCACGTCTCGCGTCCGAGTAGAGAGTCGGCGGCGTACTCCAAAGAGTGTTGAACCTTTGTCAATTGCCCGGGATTCCACGAATACTTTGAAACCCCGTCCACTCGCGTGCCCACGCTCATTCCGCCCGTCTCGTGATCCGATGTGGAGAGGATGAGCGTTTCACCATTCTCTCTCGCGTAATCGAGACCCACCTGGATCGCCTTGTCGAAGGCGAGAATATCATGCAGGTGCCCCGCCGCATCATTTCCATGGGCGGCATGGTCAATGCGGCTGCCCTCGACCATCAGGAAGAAGCCATCGGGGTCGTCGTCGAGCAACTCAATGGCTTGCGCGGTCATCTCGGCAAGACTCGGCTGGTGATCTTCGTCACGGTCGATTTCGTAGGACATGTGATCAACGGCAAAGAGACCCAGAACCGGCGACGTGCGGACGGCCATCAGCTCATCTCTGGAACGCACCACCTTCGATCCATTCGCTGCGGCCTCCGTCATCAGGTTCCGGCCGTCGGTACGGTGGCCACCCTGTTCGGTTGGTAGATAATAGCCTGCCCCTCCGCCAAGAAGCACCTCAATGCCCTGCTCCAGCTGTTGAACCGCAATACCCGCTTGATCGGAGCGATTCACAACGTGCGCAGAGAAGACCGCCGGTGTCGCATGCGTGATCGTGCTCGTCGCGACTAGTCCCGTCGCCATGCCTCGCTCTTCTGCGCCCTCGAGCAGGGTGGCGACGGGCTGGCGAGTCGTGTCCATCGCTATTGCGCCGTTGTAGGTCTTGATCCCACACGCGTACGCGGTACCGGATGCGGCAGAAT includes:
- a CDS encoding alkaline phosphatase, producing the protein MRLITLLLVGVTLQLPGCAEKPSQPRNIIFFISDGCGPASFTMAREYVQSQGGSQLATDQMLVGSARTFASGRLITDSAASGTAYACGIKTYNGAIAMDTTRQPVATLLEGAEERGMATGLVATSTITHATPAVFSAHVVNRSDQAGIAVQQLEQGIEVLLGGGAGYYLPTEQGGHRTDGRNLMTEAAANGSKVVRSRDELMAVRTSPVLGLFAVDHMSYEIDRDEDHQPSLAEMTAQAIELLDDDPDGFFLMVEGSRIDHAAHGNDAAGHLHDILAFDKAIQVGLDYARENGETLILSTSDHETGGMSVGTRVDGVSKYSWNPGQLTKVQHSLEYAADSLLGRETWSTVLEMYGIDDPTEEEVQMGTNGTGSRRALSDMISKRAQIGWTTGGHTAVDVNVYAFGPGSDLFQGHHDNTRIGVHLARLMNVDLAALTQKLRARTDAVSQAPSGD